A genomic window from Fusarium oxysporum Fo47 chromosome VIII, complete sequence includes:
- a CDS encoding ferric reductase like transmembrane component-domain-containing protein yields MSAGNSLLPRGGYELTPEQQLAKEIAETTNGNLSKYLMIVCGAVSAAVIVWKVCERIIRLTRHVSCLNNDKQRYFAIPNQKFAALKRHLLYAPVFSKRHNREIQLSKAINVGTLPTRFQLLFLVSYFVSNVVWCVIDIDYSADMATACGVIRNRTGVLSTVNMVPLFLLAGRNNPLIPLLNISFDTYNLIHRWFGRIVILEALAHTLAHYGKNGWVFTPPAGNFILPGFIATCSFVFLGIQASSPLRHAFYEIFKALHILAATAAVVGLYYHLSASPGLFKWLCYVYGVIAIWSFDRTYRIWRVIRSHVGGSRSRTIVEALPGNAVRLTMTLARPWNAAPGQHAYLYMPAISYWQSHPFSVAWYDGVEDVKSDRLATTNQDLLAMQQQRVSFIIRGRTGMTDSLYKKAVAAPGGRFETSCFAEGPYGGHHSFDSYGTVVLFAGGVGITHPVPYIKHLVEGYSEGTVATRRILLVWTIQTPEHLEWIRPWMTEILGMDKRRDVLRIMLFVSQPRSTKEIHSPSSTVQMFPGRPNINTLLGMEQEHQVGAMAVTVCGPGALSDEVRLAVRNRQDRSHIDFIEEAFTW; encoded by the exons ATGAGTGCCGGAAACTCACTGCTGCCGCGAGGCGGTTACGAGCTCACACCTGAGCAACAACTCGCTAAAGAAATCGCCGAAACCACCAACGGAAACCTCTCCAAGTACCTCATGATCGTCTGTGGTGCTGTCTCTGCTGCTGTTATCGTCTGGAAGGTCTGCGAGCGAATTATCCGACTCACTCGACATGTTTCTTGTTTGAACAACGACAAGCAGCGCTACTTCGCTATCCCCAACCAGAAGTTCGCTGCCCTGAAGCGCCACCTTCTTTACGCTCCCGTCTTCAGCAAGCGCCACAACCGCGAAATCCAGCTAAGCAAGGCCATCAACGTTGGAACTCTACCCACCCGTTTCCAACTACTTTTCCTCGTGTCCTATTTCGTTTCCAATGTCGTCTGGTGTGTTATCGACATCGACTATTCCGCTGATATGGCCACCGCCTGCGGTGTCATTCGCAACCGCACTGGTGTCCTCTCAACTGTCAACATG GTccctctcttccttctggcTGGACGAAACAACCCTCTCATCCCCCTCTTGAACATCTCCTTTGACACCTACAACCTGATCCACCGTTGGTTTGGCCGTATTGTCATTCTTGAGGCTCTCGCTCATACCCTTGCCCACTATGGTAAGAACGGTTGGGTCTTCACCCCTCCCGCGGGCAACTTTATCCTTCCCGGCTTTATT GCCACATGCTCCTTTGTCTTCCTCGGCATCCAGGCCTCCAGTCCTCTTCGCCATGCCTTTTACGAGATCTTCAAGGCTCTCCACATCCTCGCTGCCACCGCCGCCGTTGTGGGATTGTACTATCACTTATCCGCATCCCCTGGTCTGTTCAAGTGGCTCTGCTACGTTTATGGTGTGATCGCTATCTGGAGTTTCGACCGAACCTATCGTATTTGGCGTGTCATTCGCTCCCACGTTGGAGGTTCGCGCTCCCGAACCATTGTCGAAGCCCTCCCTGGAAATGCCGTCCGATTGACCATGACTCTGGCTCGCCCCTGGAACGCCGCCCCTGGACAACACGCCTATCTCTACATGCCCGCCATCAGCTACTGGCAATCTCACCCCTTCTCCGTCGCCTGGTACGATGGCGTCGAGGATGTTAAGAGCGACCGATTAGCTACTACTAATCAAGATCTTTTGGCCATGCAACAACAACGAGTTTCTTTCATCATCCGAGGTAGGACCGGCATGACTGACAGCCTCTACAAGAAGGCAGTCGCTGCCCCTGGAGGTCGTTTCGAGACAAGCTGCTTCGCCGAGGGCCCCTATGGTGGACACCACTCTTTCGACTCTTACGGTACCGTGGTTCTCTTCGCCGGAGGTGTCGGCATCACTCACCCCGTTCCCTATATTAAGCATCTTGTTGAGGGCTACTCTGAGGGCACTGTCGCAACTCGAAGGATCTTGCTAGTCTGGACCATTCAGACTCCCGAGCATCTGGAGTGGATCCGCCCCTGGATGACTGAGATCCTAGGCATGGACAAGAGAAGGGATGTTCTACGAATCATGCTCTTCGTCAGCCAGCCTCGCTCGACCAAGGAAATCCACAGCCCCTCGTCTACTGTTCAGATGTTCCCTGGACgacccaacatcaacactcTCTTGGGTATGGAGCAAGAGCACCAGGTTGGTGCCATGGCTGTTACAGTCTGTGGTCCTGGCGCTCTCAGTGATGAGGTTCGCTTGGCTGTTCGAAACCGCCAGGATCGATCCCACATCGATTTCATCGAGGAGGCGTTCACGTGGTAA
- a CDS encoding Poly(A) polymerase central domain-containing protein, whose product MASEQAYGVTPPISVQLPTEAELRQSDALLEELKRQKTFESPAETAKREEVLASIQTICDAFVRRVAQEKEPKNEVLIRNARGKVFTYGSYRLGVYGPGSDIDTLIVAPKYVTREDYFKFFPDLLLSMAPKDAITDMAVVTDAFVPIIKFEYSGISIDLIFSRVIQKQLSPDFKDLKDSGLLRGLDEAELRSLNGTRVTDEILTLVPEQSTFKNALRAIKLWAQRRAVYANIMGFPGGVAWAMLVARVCQLYPKATFSVIVNKFFLVISQWRWPQPVLLKPIEGGPLPVRIWNPKLYKGDTYHLMPVITPAYPSMCATFNITRSSMAIINRELKRALQISESIMVGKRPWSDLFVKHTFFTAGYKYYISVTSAAKTKEAHTIWSGYVESKVRMLVQKLEQHQSIALAHAFNKGYERQHRCHNQEEIEAVQEGSLDYLCKEDIEQTSAVKIEPAVAELPIKAENGENGQLITSENGRGDEQVKSENGENGRVVKPEPTEETGPITAVPVKPETSDDSKPTDTATASGPSDIYTTTHYIGLELASGAKSLDLSYQVDEFKELCTSWQKYKDDLKDDVSIGVQHVRNFNLPDDVFDDGEKKPQKKAAAKGSANGKKRGPPEENPPPAKRQQASVAAAG is encoded by the exons ATGGCATCTGAACAGGCTTACGGCGTGACGCCTCCCATTTCCGTTCAACTCCCAACGGAAGCCGAGCTGCGACAATCGGACGCTCTCCTGGAAGAATTGAAGCGTCAAAAAACCTTCGAGAGTCCTGCAGAGACTGCCAAGAG agaagaagtcttGGCCTCGATCCAAACCATTTGCGATGCGTTCGTCCGTCGAGTCGCCCAGGAGAAAGAACCCAAGAACGAGGTCCTCATACGAAATGCAAGGGGCAAAGTCTTCACTTACGGCAGTTATCGCCTCGGCGTCTACGGCCCCGGCTCTGATATCGACACTCTCATCGTCGCGCCGAAATACGTGACCCGCGAGGACTACTTCAAGTTCTTCCCAGATCTGCTTCTCTCGATGGCCCCCAAAGACGCCATCACTGACATGGCTGTCGTGACTGATGCTTTCGTACCCATCATCAAGTTTGAGTACTCTGGCATAAGCATTGATTTGATCTTTTCTAGGGTTATTCAGAAGCAACTATCTCCCGATTTCAAAGACCTCAAGGACTCTGGCCTGCTGCGCGGCCTAGATGAGGCAGAGCTGCGATCTCTCAACGGCACACGAGTAACGGACGAGATTCTCACGCTAGTCCCTGAACAGAGCACATTCAAGAATGCGCTGCGAGCCATCAAACTGTGGGCGCAACGGCGTGCTGTCTATGCCAACATCATGGGTTTCCCTGGTGGTGTTGCTTGGGCCATGCTCGTCGCACGCGTTTGCCAGCTCTACCCAAAGGCTACGTTCTCGGTGATTGTTAACAAGTTCTTTTTGGTTATTAGCCAATGGCGCTGGCCGCAACCCGTTCTTCTCAAGCCCATCGAGGGTGGACCTCTCCCTGTTCGAATCTGGAACCCCAAG CTTTACAAGGGTGATACTTATCATCTAATGCCGGTCATTACTCCTGCGTATCCATCCATGTGTGCCACTTTCAACATTACTCGTTCGTCGATGGCGATTATCAACCGAGAACTTAAGCGGGCTCTTCAGATATCTGAGAGTATCATGGTGGGCAAGCGCCCCTGGAGCGATCTTTTTGTCAAGCATACCTTCTTCACCGCAGGTTACAAGTACTACATCTCTGTTACCTCAGCAGCGAAGACAAAGGAGGCCCACACGATCTGGTCCGGTTATGTTGAGTCCAAGGTTCGAATGCTAGTGCAGAAACTTGAGCAACACCAGTCCATTGCTCTAGCCCATGCCTTCAACAAGGGCTATGAACGACAACACCGATGTCACAATCAggaagagattgaggctGTGCAGGAAGGGAGCCTCGATTATCTATGTAAGGAAGACATTGAGCAGACTAGTGCTGTCAAGATTGAGCCCGCAGTCGCCGAGCTACCAATCAAGGCTGAAAACGGGGAGAATGGCCAGCTCATCACGTCTGAGAATGGTCGGGGTGACGAACAGGTCAAGTCCGAGAACGGTGAGAATGGTCGAGTTGTAAAGCCTGAGCCTACAGAAGAGACTGGTCCTATCACGGCCGTGCCTGTCAAACCTGAGACATCCGATGACTCTAAACCAACAGACACTGCGACGGCAAGCGGCCCATCCGACATCTACACAACTACGCACTATATTGGTCTCGAGTTGGCTTCTG GCGCCAAATCACTTGATCTTTCTTACCAGGTTGATGAGTTCAAGGAACTTTGCACCTCGTGGCAGAAATACAAGGATGATCTGAAAGATGACGTCTCTATTGGTGTTCAACATGTCCGAAA CTTCAATTTACCAGACGATGTATTCGACGACGGCGAGAAGAAACCccagaagaaggctgcaGCTAAGGGCTCGGCAAACGGCAAGAAACGAGGGCCCCCAGAG GAGAATCCTCCCCCAGCGAAGAGACAGCAAGCCTCGGTTGCCGCCGCAGGCTGA
- a CDS encoding uncharacterized protein (of unknown function-domain containing protein): MTNSGQPSYNGTDTEPFPSLDNASPNPNHTNINADSSSLVENRPAASSSLSGRLRRVSQSFEVSGPPEGFMAATGTIAASIFSRQTVARRPSDTSIPMQTSQSLGDTSRQSTFPAVNEEPPEEKANASVASPRRNLTGEPAAAAPFDNGYHFPPKHSFGQSTKLGLIAFWNYVRTPTGFLVTIYGLNVVAWGGMLFLLLCNASPAMCVPTCNDINSPRRKWIEWDSQILNALFCVTGFGLAPWRFRDLYFLLQYRFQKKEVALRRLAGIHRGWFRLPGSDQIDPQIGPHNISSVPELASSLACPFPQDKIPDAPLTGVRAPPTPITRMDAVIWLMVWNTFLQCVLSGFMWGLNRYDRPSWSTGLFVALACIVAAIGGLVMFLEGKKVKGIEGVPISEEDQKLLQQDRERGVWHYNNIKDKDLAAEEAKKKKKAKK; the protein is encoded by the exons ATGACAAACTCTGGGCAACCTTCCTATAATGGCACAGATACCGAACCCTTTCCAAGCCTCGATAATGCGTCACCAAACCCCAACCATACAAACATAAACGCCGACTCTTCATCTCTCGTTGAGAATCGTCCAGcggcctcttcatctttgagTGGTCGTCTCCGCAGAGTCTCCCAAAGCTTCGAAGTTTCCGGCCCCCCTGAAGGGTTTATGGCCGCTACAGGAACCATCGCAGCATCCATATTCTCGCGACAGACTGTGGCGCGAAGGCCATCAGACACCTCGATACCGATGCAAACAAGCCAGTCCCTTGGGGACACATCCAGACAGAGCACATTCCCAGCTGTCAACGAAGAGCCGCCCGAAGAGAAGGCGAATGCAAGCGTCGCGTCCCCCAGGCGAAACTTGACTGGTGAGCCTGCCGCCGCGGCTCCTTTCGACAATGGATATCATTTCCCACCAAAGCATTCGTTTGGACAGTCGACGAAACTTGGACTGATCGCTTTCTGGAACTATGTACGAACACCAACCGGCTTTCTTGTTACTATATACGGTCTGAACGTCGTTGCGTGGGGCGGAATGCTTTTCTTGCTGCTTTG CAATGCTTCACCCGCGATGTGTGTTCCGACTTGCAACGACATCAACTCCCCTAGGCGCAAGTGGATAGAGTGGGACTCCCAGATTTTGAATGCTCTCTTCTGTGTTACAGGATTTGGTCTTGCTCCATGGCGCTTCCGTGATCTGTATTTCCTGCTTCAGTATCGgttccagaagaaggaggttgcCCTTCGACGATTGGCAGGCATTCACCGAGGATGGTTCCGTCTCCCAGGGTCCGATCAGATTGATCCTCAAATAGGGCCCCATAATATTTCGTCTGTGCCTGAACTAGCCTCATCACTCGCCTGCCCGTTTCCCCAAGACAAGATCCCCGACGCTCCGCTGACTGGCGTGCGCGCCCCGCCAACACCCATCACGAGAATGGACGCCGTCATCTGGCTGATGGTATGGAACACGTTTCTGCAGTGCGTCCTGTCCGGATTCATGTGGGGCCTTAACCGTTACGATCGTCCCAGTTGGTCTACGGGTCTTTTTGTAGCACTGGCTTGTATTGTCGCGGCCATTGGAGGGCTTGTCATGTTTCTCGAGGGGAAGAAAGTTAAGGGCATTGAAGGTGTCCCCATTTCAGAAGAAGACCAGAAGCTACTACAACAAGACCGGGAACGTGGTGTGTGGCATTACAACAATATCAAGGACAAAGACTTGGCTGCTgaggaagcaaagaagaagaaaaaggcaaagaagtgA
- a CDS encoding Yippee/Mis18 encodes MGLAYNTYLNSSKIYGCKTCKAHLANHEDIISRNFRGQHGKAYLFHNVVNIETGPPNERNMTTGRHVVRDITCRQCKETVGWKYDKAYESSEKYKEGKFILEAELLCNVT; translated from the exons ATGGGGCTGGCTTACAACACCTACCTGAATAGCAGCAAGATCTATGGCTGCAAGACATGCAAGGCCCATCTTGCTAACCATGAGGATATTATCAGCCGT AATTTCCGTGGTCAACATGGCAAGGCCTACCTCTTTCACAACGTCGTCAATATCGAGACGGGTCCTCCGAACGAACGTAACATGACGACCGGTCGACACGTAGTCCGTGATATTACATGCCGTCAGTGCAAGGAGACCGTTGGATGGAAGTACGACAAGGCATACGAATCTTCAGAGAAGTACAAGGAGGGCAAGTTTATTCTCGAGGCTGAGCTGCTATGTAATGTTACTTGA
- a CDS encoding clustered mitochondria-domain-containing protein produces the protein MAEETTPPAQAPAAASEEPETNMEAEAQDVDAGAEDYGPSLTYTEPLQNLKLTKNVQVSSQEQVHEIRQSIIDLPSAFQYTCFHLEFNGEKINDFIPLSEIPDLGTTPEFHVVEDPYTEKEARIHFVRIRELIGASGDRCDTAQGLLPGLSLFETVATEAVSNNESAEESPIQNYDFQAVPSLTELVPPPSEPAPKTVKQISLSSWNPPPPHLRQRGHLLYLVVSTNEGEQYQITSHVSGFFVNKSSNAKFDPFPRPAPKGQSAHSLLSLIELVSASFAESFTKLQDYNNQRDPLATFQITNAIPAAPWVVPSPNSTLCTHLPDPARSQETYLLNGVENTDTLRDWNEEFQSAKELPRETVQDRVFRERLISKLFADYNEAATRGAVMVARGDIAPLNPTECRDAQIFVYNNIFFSFGADGVGTFTSEGGDEAARVATGKDVAGVKLVNQLDIEGLFTPATVVVDYLGKRIVGQSIVPGIFKQREPGENQIDYGAVDGKDIVAADERFAPGFAQLSKALKVKKHPVWDKEGKRFDLEASVETKGLLGTDARKYVLDLYRISPLDIAWLDEDGLPEDGDAYPHRMTVLRPELVDSFSRYKLKQWVDKEVARRAEQKKEKEGETKAAEGDAKGEEDESEKKTTEGEGEGEGEGEGEGEASKEEDDQPNLSDFKFALNPDAFSGQVPQTDEEKAEFAADEEEVRAAGEYLREQVIPDLLKDLSESEISFPMDGQSLSRLLHKRGINVRYLGKVAELSSDGRLRCLRDICVQDMVARAFKHVSAVYLRHLPVPAVPATVSHLLNCLLGHRFNEKPVAELDPSIRSLYTDADWSFEKVTPESLRENIEEQILQRFRYELDEEWHNQVRPVQLLREVSLKIGIQLLAKDYSFTAEAAATASEAAPAKVEKPVANGQNNGESVSSKKKKKSKAREASPVEAAAPANVHTFSPEDVIDLVPLIKDSCPRSALAEEALEAGRISLLQNQKKLGQELLLESLSLHEQIYGILHPEVARVYNSLSMLYYQLDEKEAAVDLARKAIIVAERTVGVDSAETLLNYLNLSLFLHQIGDSKGALVYSKHALKMWKVIYGPDHPDSITTLNNAAVMLQNLKAYHESRLWFEESLRVCESVFGKQSINSATLLFQLAQALALDRDSKGAVTRMRESYNVFLAELGPEDKNTKEAESWLEQLTQNAVNIAKHAKDVAARRLRTGVRFTTSPSSLAASNATVPGRTGPGSQVDSRSIDELIKFIEGGEHQQTKKRTGRGNPKRRGQAGAR, from the exons ATGGCTGAGGAAACCACTCCTCCCGCTCAGGCGCCTG CTGCTGCGTCCGAGGAGCCCGAGACCAACATGGAGGCCGAAGCTCAAGACGTTGACGCTGGCGCTGAAG ATTATGGTCCGTCATTGACTTATACCGAGCCCCTCCAAAATCTCAAGCTCACAAAAAATGTTCAGGTgtcttctcaagaacagGTTCACGAGATTCGACAGTCCATCATTGACCTTCCCTCCGCATTCCAATACACTTGCTTCCACCTCGAGTTCAACGGCGAGAAGATCAACGACTTCATTCCCCTCTCTGAAATTCCTGACCTCGGTACCACTCCCGAATTCCACGTTGTTGAGGACCCATATACCGAGAAGGAAGCTCGCATCCATTTTGTCCGCATTCGAGAGCTTATCGGTGCGTCTGGAGACCGATGTGACACTGCCCAGGGCCTTCTTCCGGGTTTGTCTCTTTTCGAAACTGTCGCCACAGAGGCCGTCAGCAACAACGAGTCGGCGGAGGAGTCACCCATTCAGAACTACGATTTCCAGGCTGTGCCCTCTCTTACCGAGCTGGTTCCTCCTCCCTCTGAGCCCGCTCCTAAGACAGTGAAGCAGATCTCCTTATCTTCCTGgaatcctcctcctcctcacctCCGACAGCGCGGCCACTTACTCTACTTGGTTGTCTCCACCAACGAAGGCGAGCAATATCAGATCACCTCTCACGTTTCGGGCTTCTTCGTCAACAAGTCATCTAACGCCAAATTCGATCCCTTCCCTCGTCCGGCACCCAAGGGTCAGTCAGCTCACTCTTTGCTGAGCCTGATTGAGCttgtctctgcatccttcgCCGAGTCCTTCACAAAACTCCAGGACTACAACAACCAACGCGACCCTCTCGCCACTTTCCAAATCACCAACGCTATTCCCGCTGCTCCTTGGGTGGTTCCCTCTCCTAACTCAACACTTTGCACACATCTTCCTGATCCTGCACGATCTCAGGAGACCTACCTCCTTAATGGTGTCGAGAACACCGACACTCTGCGAGACTGGAATGAAGAGTTCCAGTCAGCGAAGGAACTTCCTCGCGAGACAGTTCAGGATCGTGTCTTCCGAGAACGACTCATTTCTAAGCTCTTTGCCGATTATAATGAGGCTGCTACTCGAGGCGCCGTCATGGTCGCACGGGGCGACATTGCTCCTTTGAACCCCACAGAATGCAGAGATGCTCAGATCTTTGTCTATAACaacatcttcttctctttcggTGCTGACGGTGTTGGTACATTCACTTCTGagggtggtgatgaggcgGCTCGCGTCGCTACTGGCAAGGATGTCGCTGGTGTGAAGCTCGTCAACCAATTGGATATTGAGGGACTTTTCACTCCTGCTACCGTGGTTGTTGACTACCTTGGCAAGCGAATTGTTGGTCAGAGTATTGTTCCCGGTATTTTCAAGCAGCGCGAACCTGGTGAGAACCAGATCGACTACGGTGCTGTGGACGGCAAGGACATCGTCGCCGCTGATGAGAGATTTGCTCCCGGCTTTGCTCAGCTGTCCAAGGCTCTGAAAGTCAAGAAGCATCCTGTTTGGGACAAGGAGGGCAAGCGATTTGACTTGGAGGCCAGTGTGGAGACCAAGGGTCTGTTGGGTACAGACGCCCGCAAGTATGTCCTGGATCTGTACCGTATCAGCCCCCTCGACATTGCTTGgctggatgaagatggtctTCCTGAGGATGGCGATGCCTACCCTCACCGCATGACAGTCCTCCGACCGGAGCTTGTCGACTCGTTCTCGCGATACAAGCTGAAGCAGTGGGTGGATAAAGAGGTTGCCCGTCGAGCTGagcaaaagaaggagaaggagggtgAGACCAAGGCTGCAGAGGGTGACGCCAAGggtgaagaggacgagagcgagaagaagaccacagagggcgagggcgagggcgagggcgagggcgagggcgaggGTGAAGCCtccaaggaagaggatgaccAGCCTAACCTGTCAGACTTTAAGTTCGCCCTTAACCCTGACGCTTTTAGTGGCCAGGTTCCTCAGACTGACGAAGAGAAGGCCGAGTTTGCcgctgatgaggaagaggttaGGGCAGCTGGAGAATATCTCCGCGAACAGGTTATCCCTGACCTGCTCAAGGATCTTTCCGAGTCCGAGATCAGCTTCCCCATGGATGGCCAGTCATTGAGCCGACTTCTACACAAGCGCGGTATCAACGTAAGATACCTCGGTAAGGTTGCTGAGCTCTCTAGTGATGGCCGACTCCGATGCTTGCGCGACATTTGCGTCCAGGATATGGTTGCCCGAGCCTTCAAGCATGTTTCTGCTGTCTACCTCCGACACCTACCAGTCCCTGCTGTTCCTGCTACTGTTTCTCATCTCCTCAACTGTCTGCTTGGACATAGGTTCAATGAGAAGCCCGTTGCTGAGCTCGATCCTTCCATCCGCAGTCTCTACACTGATGCCGACTGGTCGTTCGAGAAGGTTACACCTGAGAGTCTGCGGGAGAACATTGAGGAGCAGATCCTCCAGCGATTCCGATATGAGCTCGACGAGGAGTGGCACAACCAGGTTCGCCCTGTGCAGCTTCTTCGTGAGGTGTCGTTGAAGATTGGTATTCAGCTTCTGGCCAAGGACTACAGTTTCACTGCTGAGGCTGCCGCCACTGCTTCTGAAGCTGCTCCTGCAAAGGTCGAGAAGCCTGTTGCCAACGGCCAGAACAATGGAGAATCTGTtagcagcaagaagaagaagaagagcaaggctCGTGAAGCTTCTCCCGTTGAGGCTGCCGCCCCAGCCAATGTGCATACTTTCAGCCCCGAAGACGTCATTGACCTTGTTCCTTTAATCAAGGACTCGTGCCCTCGCAGCGCCCTCGCTGAAGAGGCGCTTGAGGCTGGCCGTATCTCTCTTCTACAAAACCAGAAGAAATTGGGCCAGGAGCTTCTCCTGGAATCCCTTTCCCTGCATGAGCAGATTTACGGCATCCTGCATCCCGAGGTCGCTCGTGTCTACAACAGCCTATCCATGCTCTACTACCAGctcgatgagaaggaggctgctgttgaCCTTGCTCGCAAAGCTATCATCGTCGCTGAGAGAACCGTGGGTGTCGACTCAGCCGAGACTCTCCTTAACTACCTCAACCTGAGCCTGTTCCTCCACCAGATTGGTGACAGCAAGGGTGCTCTTGTGTACTCCAAGCACGCTCTCAAGATGTGGAAGGTCATTTATGGCCCTGATCATCCTGATTCTATCACAACACTCAACAATGCTGCTGTGATGCTCCAGAACCTCAAGGCTTACCACGAGTCTCGACTCTGGTTCGAAGAGTCACTGCGCGTATGTGAGTCTGTTTTCGGCAAACAGTCGATCAACTCTGCCACCCTCCTCTTCCAGTTGGCTCAGGCTCTTGCTCTAGACCGCGACTCAAAGGGAGCTGTTACTCGCATGCGAGAGTCTTACAACGTCTTCCTTGCTGAACTTGGACCTGAGGACAAGAACACCAAGGAGGCCGAGAGCTGGTTGGAGCAGCTCACTCAGAATGCTGTCAACATTGCCAAGCATGCTAAGGACGTTGCTGCTCGAAGACTCCGAACGGGTGTTCGGTTTACCACCAGTCCCTCAAGCTTGGCGGCTTCCAATGCTACTGTCCCCGGCCGCACGGGACCTGGTTCACAAGTTGACTCCCGCAGCATTGATGAGCTTATCAAGTTCATCGAGGGTGGTGAACATCAGCAGACCAAGAAGCGAACTGGCCGTGGAAACCCTAAGAGGCGAGGCCAGGCTGGAGCGCGATAG
- a CDS encoding fork head domain-containing protein: protein MPPSAKRASRARREPRKAATSNADTSPGDVEDSSPSRPAKRRKKVQEDEDPPAPNDDQLVSQITQHLRSQEVQASKDHANVIHEAKGDGVKAYAKVAAQDWTFYITKLNVNIGRAPETSHNSQTVGSDEDESYVHIDLGPSKMVSREHATISFDSKDEKWFLHVKGRNGAKVDSQPVKAGQAHPLTSGEVIEIGNVEMMFVLPSEITPLTVHPIYLQRAGVSVHTPQSRTSRRQPLIAPAPPEYKRPGTPPSAQSTAKSPAASTPAVMVGANGVDLSQDENQHIKPQYSYAQMITQAILNAPDGKLNLNGIYTYIMNTYAYYRHQQAAGWQNSIRHNLSLNKSFDKVARLTDEPGKGMKWQIVPEAREEMIRNAYRVGRGGHRGSSAPSSPNQLAYITHGPRDMASREPPSARRRRASPPASPQPPGSSLLIPQSTPDRSFGRNATMMIDGSPLPRPRKTPARDSSFSVYNPQSPTLTSSYQEDGGSFVTPAPPRMHPKLAPPSTAQRPSQHMPTSSPAPFWKYADIGSTPLKPLGGYDVSPTKAGGVLPSQSSSPPRGDKSPLSSPSRPQKSSPQPIAQPAEAEEEHGFDLTKGFQSIGAYHAPVGGGASILQGRT from the exons ATGCCACCGTCGGCAAAGAGAGCCTCTAGGGCTCGTCGCGAACCGCGTAAAGCCGCGACGTCCAACGCAGATACATCACCAGGCGACGTCGAAGATTCCTCCCCCAGTCGTCCAGCAAAGCGTCGTAAGAAG GtccaagaagatgaagacccCCCCGCGCCCAACGATGATCAACTGGTGTCGCAAATCACACAGCATCTCAGAAGTCAGGAAGTCCAGGCCAGCAAGGATCACGCAAATGTCATACACGAGGCCAAGGGCGATGGTGTAAAAGCCTACGCCAAAGTGGCTGCTCAGGACTGGACCTTTTAtatcaccaagctcaacgTTAACATAGGCCGAGCTCCCGAGACGTCACATAACTCTCAGACCGTGGGCTCCGACGAAGACGAGTCCTACGTCCACATCGACTTGGGCCCTAGCAAGATGGTATCGCGAGAGCATGCTACCATATCATTCGATTCCAAGGACGAGAAGTGGTTCCTGCATGTCAAAGGCCGTAACGGTGCCAAGGTGGACAGCCAGCCCGTTAAAGCCGGACAGGCTCATCCTCTCACAAGCGGCGAAGTCATTGAGATTGGAAATGTCGAGATGATGTTCGTGCTTCCGTCCGAGATAACTCCACTGACTGTGCATCCCATCTATTTGCAACGTGCTGGAGTCAGTGTTCATACACCACAATCTCGTACTTCGCGTCGACAACCCCTCATTGCACCGGCGCCTCCGGAATACAAACGCCCAGGCACGCCGCCCTCGGCCCAGAGCACTGCCAAATCACCGGCAGCGAGCACGCCGGCCGTCATGGTTGGTGCTAATGGTGTAGATCTGAGCCAAGATGAGAACCAGCATATCAAGCCTCAATATAGCTATGCTCAAATGATTACACAAGCGATCCTGAACGCACCTGACGGGAAGCTGAATCTGAACGGGATCTATACCTACATCATGAACACATACGCCTACTATCGTCATCAACAGGCTGCTGGCTGGCAG AACTCAATTCGTCATAACCTTTCATTGAACAAATCATTTGACAAGGTTGCCAGATTAACCGATGAGCCTGGCAAGGGGATGAAGTGGCAAATTGTCCCAGAAGCAAGAGAGGAGATGATAAGAAACGCCTATCGCGTTGGCCGAGGCGGTCATCGTGGTTCATCTGCCCCCTCATCCCCAAACCAACTTGCCTACATCACACATGGCCCAAGAGACATGGCCTCGAGAGAACCTCCCTCAGCCCGCAGACGAAGGGCATCCCCTCCGGCATCACCACAGCCACCTGGATCCTCTTTGCTAATTCCCCAGTCCACCCCTGATCGATCTTTTGGTAGAAACGCGACCATGATGATTGATGGCAGCCCATTGCCGCGTCCTAGGAAGACGCCAGCAAGAGACTCATCGTTTTCGGTGTACAATCCTCAGTCACCCACGCTCACATCTTCATACCAGGAGGACGGAGGCTCATTCGTCACCCCAGCACCGCCCAGGATGCACCCTAAGCTTGCTCCTCCAAGCACAGCGCAGAGACCAAGTCAACACATGCCCACCAGCTCACCTGCCCCTTTCTGGAAATACGCAGACATAGGCAGCACGCCCTTGAAACCTCTTGGTGGCTACGATGTCAGTCCTACCAAGGCTGGAGGGGTTCTCCCCTCGCAGAGTAGCAGTCCGCCAAGGGGAGACAAGTCACCTCTTAGCAGCCCCTCTCGACCTCAAAAGTCAAGTCCACAGCCTATTGCTCAACCGGCAGAGGCCGAAGAGGAGCACGGCTTTGATTTAACCAA GGGGTTCCAGAGTATCGGTGCGTATCATGCGCCAGTTGGCGGAGGGGCGTCTATCTTGCAAGGCCGTACTTAG